One window of Microcoleus vaginatus PCC 9802 genomic DNA carries:
- a CDS encoding serine protease: MNKGLIRLTLVVGLAVALGACGGGDAGPGGTGSSPSPGGAGGTGGAGGTGTTTSPTSSPSPKSTPGTGGAGAGGAGGAGAGGTASPSPKKSP; this comes from the coding sequence ATGAACAAGGGATTAATTCGTTTGACTTTGGTAGTGGGCTTGGCAGTAGCCCTCGGCGCCTGCGGAGGCGGAGATGCCGGCCCTGGCGGCACTGGCTCTAGCCCCTCTCCGGGCGGCGCTGGCGGCACTGGCGGCGCTGGCGGCACTGGCACTACTACTTCTCCTACTTCTTCTCCATCTCCAAAGTCTACTCCTGGGACTGGTGGAGCTGGGGCTGGTGGAGCTGGTGGAGCTGGGGCTGGTGGAACAGCTTCCCCTTCTCCTAAAAAGTCTCCCTAA
- a CDS encoding 1,4-alpha-glucan branching protein GlgB: MPATVPFEQIDRIVWNQHHDPFEVLGPHAIEENGKKVWVVRAYLPNADAVWVVLPEARAEYPMKSEHHPHFFECTIETPELANYQLRVKEGEHERFIYDPYAFRSPKLTEFDLHLFSEGNHHRIYEKLGAHLTEVEGITGVYFAVWAPNARNVSVLGDFNYWDGRKHQMRKSQNGIWELFIPGLSVGTSYKYEVKNQDGHPYEKSDPYGFQQEVRPKTASIVTDLNTYTWNDSAWIEKRRHTDQLTQPVSVYECHIGSWLHAATDEPAVLPNGEIQPAVQVSELNPGARFLTYRELADRLIPYVKDLGFTHIEMLPIAEHPFDGSWGYQVTGYFAPTSRYGTPEDFMYFVDQCHANGIGVLVDWVPGHFPKDGHGLAFFDGTHLYEHADPRKGEHKEWGTLVFNYGRNEVRNFLVSNALFWFDKYHIDGIRVDAVASMLYLDYCREPGEWLTNQYGGRENIEAADFLRQANHVIFSYYPGALSIAEESTSWPMVSWPTYVGGLGFNLKWNMGWMHDMLDYYHMDPWFRQFHQNNITFSMWYNHSENFMLALSHDEVVHGKAHIIGKMPGDEWQKFANVRCLFTFMFTHPGKKTIFMGMEFGQWNEWNVWGDLQWQLLQFEPHQKLKLFFKDLNNLYRSETALYSQDFAEDGFEWIDCSDNRHSVVAFVRREKDGDEFVVIVCNFTPQPHSHYRVGVPEPGFYTELFNSDAREYGGSNMGNLGGKWTEEWWFHNSAYSIDLCLPPLGVLILKLDRAKTTAKSQEF, encoded by the coding sequence ATGCCCGCGACCGTCCCCTTTGAACAGATTGACCGCATTGTTTGGAATCAGCACCACGATCCATTTGAAGTGCTAGGCCCTCACGCTATCGAAGAAAATGGCAAAAAAGTCTGGGTCGTCCGAGCTTATCTGCCGAATGCGGATGCGGTATGGGTAGTTTTGCCGGAGGCCAGGGCCGAATACCCGATGAAATCAGAGCATCACCCTCACTTTTTTGAATGTACGATCGAAACCCCAGAACTAGCTAACTATCAACTGCGGGTCAAAGAAGGAGAACACGAGCGCTTTATCTACGACCCCTACGCCTTTCGATCGCCCAAACTCACAGAATTTGACCTTCACTTATTCTCAGAAGGCAACCACCACCGGATTTACGAAAAACTGGGGGCACACCTCACCGAAGTAGAGGGCATCACAGGAGTATATTTTGCCGTTTGGGCCCCGAATGCCCGAAATGTATCAGTTTTAGGAGATTTCAACTATTGGGACGGCCGCAAACATCAAATGCGGAAATCGCAAAACGGCATCTGGGAATTATTTATTCCCGGACTATCCGTGGGAACTTCCTACAAATACGAAGTGAAAAACCAAGACGGACATCCCTACGAAAAGTCCGATCCTTACGGTTTCCAGCAAGAAGTGCGGCCGAAAACAGCATCAATTGTCACCGACTTAAACACCTACACTTGGAACGACAGCGCTTGGATCGAAAAGCGGCGGCACACAGACCAACTGACGCAGCCGGTTTCGGTTTACGAATGCCACATCGGTTCTTGGCTGCACGCCGCTACTGACGAACCCGCCGTGCTACCAAATGGGGAAATACAACCCGCCGTGCAGGTTTCGGAACTCAATCCCGGGGCACGCTTTCTGACTTACCGGGAATTGGCCGATCGGCTGATTCCCTACGTCAAAGATTTAGGATTCACCCACATCGAAATGCTGCCGATCGCCGAACATCCTTTCGACGGCTCTTGGGGCTATCAAGTCACCGGTTATTTCGCCCCAACTTCCCGCTACGGCACACCTGAAGATTTCATGTATTTTGTTGACCAGTGCCACGCCAACGGCATTGGCGTACTGGTGGACTGGGTACCGGGACATTTCCCCAAAGACGGCCACGGTTTGGCTTTCTTTGACGGAACTCACTTGTACGAACACGCCGACCCCCGCAAGGGCGAGCACAAAGAGTGGGGAACCCTAGTATTTAACTACGGCCGCAACGAAGTGCGGAATTTCCTAGTATCAAACGCTCTGTTTTGGTTTGACAAGTACCACATCGACGGGATTCGCGTAGATGCCGTAGCCTCGATGCTTTATTTGGATTACTGCCGCGAACCCGGAGAATGGCTGACCAACCAATACGGAGGGCGTGAAAATATCGAGGCGGCGGATTTTCTACGTCAGGCGAATCACGTCATTTTTAGCTATTACCCAGGTGCGCTGTCGATCGCCGAAGAATCTACCTCTTGGCCGATGGTATCTTGGCCGACCTATGTAGGTGGTTTGGGCTTCAACCTGAAGTGGAATATGGGTTGGATGCACGATATGCTCGACTATTACCACATGGACCCGTGGTTCCGCCAGTTCCACCAGAACAATATAACTTTCAGTATGTGGTACAACCACAGCGAGAATTTCATGCTGGCTTTGTCCCACGATGAGGTAGTCCACGGCAAAGCCCACATCATCGGGAAAATGCCAGGGGACGAATGGCAAAAGTTTGCAAACGTGCGGTGTTTGTTTACTTTTATGTTTACTCATCCCGGAAAGAAAACGATCTTTATGGGAATGGAGTTTGGTCAGTGGAACGAGTGGAACGTTTGGGGGGATTTGCAGTGGCAGTTGCTGCAATTCGAGCCGCACCAAAAGTTGAAGCTGTTTTTTAAAGATTTGAACAATTTGTACCGCAGCGAAACGGCACTTTACAGTCAAGATTTTGCTGAGGATGGGTTTGAGTGGATTGATTGCAGCGACAACCGACACAGTGTCGTGGCATTTGTGCGCCGAGAGAAGGATGGCGACGAGTTTGTGGTGATCGTGTGCAATTTTACGCCCCAGCCGCACTCTCACTATCGCGTAGGAGTGCCGGAACCAGGTTTCTATACGGAGTTGTTTAACAGCGACGCGCGGGAATACGGCGGCAGCAATATGGGGAATTTGGGGGGCAAGTGGACTGAGGAGTGGTGGTTCCACAACAGTGCTTATTCGATCGACTTGTGTTTGCCGCCTTTGGGTGTGTTGATTTTAAAGCTCGATCGGGCAAAAACAACAGCAAAATCTCAAGAGTTTTAA
- a CDS encoding glycosyltransferase family 2 protein codes for MFSIYILTYNEEIDIAACIESALLCDDIIVVDSFSTDRTLEIVQNYAVQTVQHRFETHGRQRTWMLQEVPCKYEWVYILEADERMTPALFAECLKAIESQEYIGYYVAEKVIFMERWIRRSTQYPRYQMRLFRKDRVWFTDYGHTEREVCNGPTHFLKETYPHYTCSKGLSRWIEKHNRYSTDEAAETLRQLEAGQVNWWDLLFGASEVERRRALKDFSLRLPLRPVVRFFYMYILLGGFLDGQAGLAWCTLQAFYEYLILLKVWEMKHLPVPTLEAVAEQSISEVVTVEPSKVSYNLGASDTRN; via the coding sequence ATGTTCTCAATTTATATTCTGACTTACAACGAAGAGATTGATATCGCCGCTTGCATTGAATCGGCACTGCTTTGTGACGATATCATTGTAGTTGATTCTTTCAGCACCGATCGCACCCTTGAGATTGTTCAGAACTATGCCGTGCAAACAGTGCAGCACCGCTTTGAAACTCACGGACGCCAGCGGACTTGGATGCTCCAAGAAGTCCCGTGCAAGTACGAATGGGTTTACATCCTCGAAGCTGACGAGCGGATGACGCCTGCACTGTTTGCTGAATGCTTAAAGGCGATCGAAAGTCAAGAATATATCGGCTATTACGTAGCTGAAAAAGTAATATTTATGGAGCGCTGGATTCGCCGCAGCACTCAATATCCCCGTTATCAAATGCGTCTCTTTCGCAAAGACCGAGTGTGGTTTACTGACTACGGTCACACTGAACGGGAAGTCTGCAACGGGCCTACTCACTTTTTGAAGGAAACTTACCCTCACTATACTTGCAGCAAAGGTCTTTCCCGCTGGATTGAAAAACACAACCGCTACTCGACTGACGAGGCGGCTGAAACTCTCCGTCAATTAGAAGCGGGTCAAGTAAATTGGTGGGATTTATTGTTTGGCGCGTCGGAGGTGGAAAGGCGCCGCGCTTTGAAAGATTTTTCTTTGCGCTTGCCTTTGCGGCCTGTGGTGCGCTTTTTCTATATGTATATTTTACTGGGCGGATTTCTTGACGGCCAAGCGGGATTGGCTTGGTGCACGCTGCAAGCTTTTTATGAATATCTAATTTTGCTGAAAGTTTGGGAAATGAAGCATCTACCAGTCCCAACTTTAGAGGCAGTGGCAGAACAATCTATTTCGGAAGTAGTAACAGTTGAGCCGTCAAAAGTTTCTTATAATCTTGGCGCTTCCGATACTCGCAATTAA
- the rfaE2 gene encoding D-glycero-beta-D-manno-heptose 1-phosphate adenylyltransferase, producing MISDVYTLRELERLIASDPDKWRPIVFTNGCFDILHCGHVRYLQAAKNLGRSLVVGLNSDASVQAIKPQQPGLPPRPIVPENQRAEVLAALKPVDAVVIFSEITATKLINILKPDIYVKGGDYQVETLPEAPTVIAGGGKISLIEIEVPSSTSAIVKRILQLGT from the coding sequence ATGATTTCTGATGTTTACACCTTGAGAGAACTTGAAAGATTGATCGCATCCGATCCGGACAAGTGGCGTCCGATCGTGTTTACTAACGGCTGCTTCGATATCCTGCACTGCGGTCATGTCCGCTATTTGCAGGCGGCAAAAAATTTGGGGCGATCGCTCGTTGTGGGCTTGAATAGCGACGCCAGCGTGCAAGCTATCAAACCGCAGCAGCCGGGATTGCCGCCCCGCCCGATCGTACCGGAAAATCAGCGAGCCGAAGTGTTAGCCGCTCTCAAACCAGTAGACGCCGTAGTAATTTTTTCCGAGATTACAGCAACTAAACTGATAAATATCCTGAAGCCTGATATATACGTTAAAGGAGGCGACTATCAAGTCGAAACTCTGCCGGAAGCACCGACCGTTATCGCCGGAGGTGGCAAGATTTCCTTGATCGAAATAGAAGTTCCGAGTTCTACCAGTGCGATCGTCAAACGCATTTTACAATTAGGTACTTAA
- a CDS encoding STAS domain-containing protein: MELTSNNTIAEILQRHKAELLADWLKELQNTGLRRDDLMRAKELRSECQEFLQLLHIAVGHGNYSDIQTSEWENMRVLLAEVSRSRVQRGFTPSEIASFILCFKKPLFDRLCHELTENRDALVEQLWLSTSLLDQLGLWVTEIFLKAREEVIERQQQEMLELSTPVVKLWQGILALPMIGTLDSARTQIVMETLLQEIMETGSEFAILDITGVPTVDTLVAQHLLKTVAAARLMGTECIISGIRPQIAQTIVHLGVDLQDILTKATLADAFKVALQRQGLTIKNLKEER, encoded by the coding sequence ATGGAACTCACAAGCAATAACACGATCGCGGAAATCCTACAAAGACACAAAGCAGAGTTACTAGCAGACTGGCTCAAAGAACTGCAAAATACCGGGCTGCGGCGGGACGACTTGATGAGAGCAAAAGAATTGCGCTCCGAGTGTCAAGAGTTCCTGCAATTGCTCCACATTGCAGTCGGGCACGGTAACTATAGCGACATCCAGACATCCGAATGGGAAAATATGCGGGTGCTGCTAGCAGAAGTTTCGCGATCGCGCGTTCAGAGAGGTTTTACTCCCTCAGAGATAGCGAGTTTCATTTTATGCTTCAAAAAGCCATTGTTCGATCGGCTTTGTCATGAACTGACAGAAAACCGCGACGCACTTGTCGAACAACTTTGGCTTTCCACCAGTTTATTAGACCAGCTTGGCCTTTGGGTAACAGAAATTTTTCTCAAAGCTCGCGAAGAAGTCATCGAACGCCAGCAGCAAGAAATGCTCGAATTGTCAACACCCGTAGTCAAACTTTGGCAAGGCATTCTCGCTTTACCGATGATCGGGACTCTCGACAGTGCCCGCACTCAAATAGTAATGGAAACTCTGTTGCAGGAAATCATGGAAACCGGCTCAGAATTTGCGATTTTAGACATTACAGGCGTGCCGACTGTTGACACTTTAGTTGCTCAACATTTATTAAAAACTGTAGCAGCCGCCCGTTTAATGGGTACTGAGTGCATCATCAGTGGCATTCGCCCGCAAATAGCTCAAACCATAGTTCACTTGGGAGTTGACTTGCAGGATATTCTGACAAAAGCTACTTTAGCAGATGCTTTTAAAGTCGCGTTGCAGCGCCAAGGTTTAACTATAAAAAATCTTAAAGAGGAAAGATAA
- a CDS encoding STAS domain-containing protein, whose amino-acid sequence MERIPILQMGEFLLVTIQVDMHDRLAMTLQDDLTNRIVKTGVKGVLIEISSLEIVDSFIGRIINNIASMSRILDAETVVVGMQPAVAITLVELGLSLTGVRTALSVEKGMILLRKSLGWSVDEQA is encoded by the coding sequence GTGGAACGAATACCGATACTTCAAATGGGAGAATTTTTGCTAGTAACAATTCAAGTAGATATGCACGACAGGTTAGCAATGACCCTGCAAGATGACCTGACGAACCGCATCGTCAAAACAGGTGTCAAAGGTGTGTTAATAGAAATTTCTTCCCTCGAAATTGTTGATTCTTTTATCGGTCGCATTATCAACAATATCGCTAGTATGTCGCGAATTTTAGATGCGGAAACAGTTGTGGTCGGGATGCAGCCAGCGGTTGCTATTACGCTCGTTGAGCTGGGGCTTTCCCTGACAGGAGTTCGCACAGCTTTAAGCGTTGAAAAGGGCATGATTTTGTTAAGAAAATCCTTGGGTTGGTCTGTTGACGAGCAAGCGTAA
- a CDS encoding anti-sigma regulatory factor → MSKRETLEIRSSSDIVHVRQQVRSWAVAMGFGLLDQTKIVTAASELARNTVDYGKGGTVTLETLQLGTRKGLRLIFEDKGPGIPDIELAMTDGYTSNHGLGLGLSGSKRLMHEFEIVSKVGKGTKIVIVRWR, encoded by the coding sequence ATGTCAAAACGTGAGACACTAGAAATCCGATCGTCATCCGATATAGTCCACGTCCGACAGCAAGTGCGAAGTTGGGCTGTAGCAATGGGATTCGGTTTATTAGACCAAACGAAAATCGTTACCGCAGCCAGCGAACTCGCCCGCAATACTGTAGACTACGGCAAAGGGGGAACTGTAACTCTCGAAACGCTCCAATTAGGCACCCGCAAAGGGCTGAGGCTGATATTTGAAGACAAGGGGCCAGGAATTCCAGACATCGAATTGGCAATGACTGACGGTTATACTTCTAATCACGGTTTGGGTTTGGGACTCAGTGGTTCCAAGCGGTTGATGCACGAATTTGAGATTGTTTCCAAAGTGGGTAAGGGGACTAAAATTGTGATCGTCCGCTGGCGGTGA
- a CDS encoding serine/threonine protein kinase: protein MIDAVALPVTEESQVGEARRIAVALATEVGFNETDRGKVAIVTTEAAKNVVKHAREGELLLRTLKTTAGYSIEIVALDRGQGMANVSLCLRDGFSTAGSPGTGLGAIKRLSTFFDIHSVPKLGTALLARLEPTQNSREASQNSNYLELGVIHLPKAGEQICGDSWAAENHLDKNLILVADGLGYGDLAEEASREAVRVFEENAKLGPKAILEKAHAALKNTRGAAAAIAQIDPTQQTVCFAGIGNISGVVVTNNQSRTMVSYNGTVGHMMRKVAEFVYPWSQQSLLIMHSDGLAAQWNLNRYPGLASRHPALIAAVLYRDFKRTRDDMTVIVAKVREAA, encoded by the coding sequence ATGATAGATGCCGTAGCCCTGCCCGTAACAGAAGAAAGTCAAGTGGGAGAAGCGCGCCGAATCGCAGTCGCCCTCGCGACCGAAGTCGGATTTAACGAGACCGATCGCGGTAAAGTGGCAATTGTTACCACCGAAGCAGCAAAAAACGTGGTCAAGCACGCCCGCGAAGGAGAACTTTTGCTGCGAACATTAAAAACAACGGCAGGATATAGCATTGAAATAGTAGCGCTAGACCGGGGGCAAGGCATGGCAAATGTCTCGCTGTGTCTGCGGGACGGTTTTTCAACAGCGGGAAGCCCTGGAACTGGACTGGGGGCAATTAAACGCCTCTCTACTTTTTTTGATATTCATTCTGTACCAAAACTGGGGACAGCCTTATTAGCGCGGCTGGAACCGACCCAAAATAGCCGGGAAGCATCCCAAAACAGCAATTACTTAGAATTAGGGGTTATCCACTTACCGAAAGCAGGAGAGCAAATTTGCGGGGATTCGTGGGCTGCGGAAAATCACCTTGACAAAAACCTGATTTTAGTTGCAGACGGGCTTGGCTACGGGGATTTGGCGGAGGAAGCGTCTCGCGAAGCAGTGCGGGTATTTGAGGAAAACGCCAAACTCGGGCCGAAAGCAATTTTAGAGAAGGCGCACGCTGCTTTAAAAAATACCAGAGGAGCGGCTGCGGCGATCGCCCAAATCGATCCTACCCAACAAACAGTTTGTTTTGCCGGAATTGGCAACATCAGCGGTGTAGTGGTCACAAATAACCAAAGCCGCACCATGGTTTCCTACAATGGCACAGTTGGACATATGATGCGAAAAGTAGCAGAATTTGTTTATCCTTGGTCGCAGCAGTCCCTACTCATCATGCACTCCGACGGTTTGGCGGCGCAGTGGAATTTAAACCGCTACCCGGGTTTAGCCTCCAGACATCCGGCTTTAATCGCAGCCGTGCTCTACCGGGACTTCAAACGCACTCGCGATGATATGACAGTTATAGTAGCCAAGGTGAGAGAAGCAGCGTGA
- a CDS encoding histidine kinase translates to MSYPILTTEVRFEQDIVQVRQRARQIAKGLGFDSQVQTRIATAVSEIARNAFKYAGGGKVEFIVEGESPQIFRTRISDTGPGIADLPAVLSPNFRSQTGAGLGLAAAKRLMDEVKIDSAPDRGTAVQLIKQFSKHMPALSAIELNKLVDKLARQIPEDPYAEIQQQNQELLRTLDELRQRQEELVQLNQQLEDTNRGVLALYAELNDKAESLRRASELKTSFLSNMSHEFRTPLTAIMSLSEILLHRLDGELSPEQDKQVNYIYKSAESLAELVNDSLDLAKVEAGKLTVRVADFEVEDLFSALRGMMRPLLPQNSAVSIIFEDPLELPILTTDEGKVSQILRNLISNALKFTEAGEVRVAAEMGEEGTVTFSVADTGIGIAPADQRRIFEEFVQLENPLQKRVKGTGLGLSLCKKLAEFLGGSIEITSSPGVGSTFFVTLPILYPGEEENPLEMSPAKGDEISLASANSRSLRGSGASPAADSAAKVLIGEDEDSFSVFAEKLATNSLYCDIGRQRR, encoded by the coding sequence GTGAGTTACCCAATCCTGACGACGGAAGTCCGCTTTGAACAAGACATCGTACAAGTACGCCAAAGAGCTCGCCAAATTGCTAAAGGGCTGGGATTCGATTCCCAAGTACAAACCCGCATCGCCACAGCAGTTTCCGAAATTGCCCGCAATGCTTTCAAATATGCAGGCGGTGGCAAAGTAGAATTCATTGTGGAAGGGGAATCGCCCCAAATTTTTCGGACTCGGATTTCCGACACCGGGCCGGGAATTGCTGATTTACCGGCTGTGTTAAGCCCCAATTTTCGATCGCAAACCGGCGCGGGACTCGGTTTAGCAGCAGCGAAACGGTTGATGGACGAAGTGAAAATCGACTCTGCGCCCGATCGCGGAACGGCTGTACAATTAATTAAACAGTTTTCCAAACATATGCCTGCGCTGAGTGCGATCGAACTAAATAAATTAGTTGACAAATTAGCGCGCCAAATTCCCGAAGATCCCTATGCCGAAATTCAGCAGCAAAATCAAGAATTACTACGCACTTTAGACGAACTCCGCCAGCGTCAAGAAGAACTCGTACAATTAAATCAACAACTAGAAGATACCAATCGCGGAGTCCTGGCACTTTACGCTGAATTGAACGATAAGGCCGAATCTCTCCGGCGCGCCAGCGAACTCAAGACCAGCTTTCTCTCTAATATGAGCCACGAGTTTCGTACTCCGCTAACGGCCATTATGAGCCTTTCGGAAATATTGTTACATCGCCTTGACGGAGAACTTTCCCCCGAACAGGACAAGCAAGTAAATTACATTTACAAATCCGCCGAGTCTCTCGCAGAACTTGTCAACGACTCGTTAGATTTAGCCAAAGTAGAAGCCGGAAAACTAACTGTTCGCGTGGCTGATTTTGAAGTCGAAGATTTGTTCAGCGCCCTGCGAGGAATGATGCGCCCCCTGCTTCCCCAAAACTCTGCCGTTTCTATAATTTTTGAAGATCCTCTCGAACTTCCAATCCTTACAACCGACGAGGGCAAAGTTTCTCAGATTTTGCGAAATCTGATTTCTAATGCCCTTAAATTTACCGAAGCAGGTGAAGTTCGAGTTGCTGCGGAAATGGGAGAGGAGGGAACAGTTACTTTTTCAGTAGCAGATACTGGCATCGGCATTGCCCCAGCCGATCAAAGGCGGATTTTTGAAGAATTTGTCCAACTCGAAAACCCCTTGCAGAAGCGCGTCAAAGGCACAGGATTGGGATTGTCTCTGTGCAAAAAACTGGCGGAATTTCTAGGGGGAAGCATTGAAATCACAAGTTCACCCGGAGTGGGTTCGACTTTTTTTGTAACACTGCCGATTCTGTATCCTGGAGAGGAAGAAAACCCTTTGGAAATGTCCCCTGCTAAGGGAGATGAAATATCGCTGGCAAGCGCAAATTCTCGTAGCTTGCGGGGTTCCGGGGCATCGCCAGCGGCGGATTCAGCAGCCAAAGTTTTGATTGGGGAGGATGAAGATAGTTTTTCGGTATTTGCTGAAAAACTTGCCACCAATTCATTGTACTGCGATATAGGTCGCCAACGGCGCTGA
- a CDS encoding MBOAT family protein, whose amino-acid sequence MTFISLQYALFLLVLFAAYWLVPLRWWRMFIMLAGSLIFYASLQIWYIPLLLVGALFNYCLAMAIGEPLDWRIANESWNRRRLLLLWIGICLNVLLLLGFKYVPFLLSSIGTLFNWPFAIDGADWVKSHVIAPLGLSFFCFECIAYLIDVYRGAPAATSLLHFAAYKLFFPKLISGPITRYHNLIYQLKTQQFPTPDRISEGLWTIAFGAVKKGLFADNLGIYVDLSFTNLQRAGSEDLWLAIFAYGLQLYLDFSGYVDMARGTALLLGWYLPPNFDFPYFSASIADFWRRWHMTLGDWLRNYLYFPLGGSRVGLWRTCLNLSIVMLIAGIWHGAAWGFIVWGGLHGLALAVHRVTDVLFKRLRIEFLWENPIGIAIGWLLTQAMVFGSWIFFRLPDLKDSGWAISHLWGHTADVQFAEKVYGEALGLERVHLTWMLAALAAAMLGNYALSRGLKLELNWPMKLVLVPLCLYAVWVLAPEGGLPYIYFDF is encoded by the coding sequence ATGACTTTCATCTCCCTTCAATATGCCCTATTTTTGTTAGTTTTGTTCGCGGCTTACTGGTTGGTTCCGCTGCGGTGGTGGCGGATGTTCATCATGTTGGCGGGTAGTTTGATTTTTTACGCTTCGCTGCAAATTTGGTACATTCCTCTGCTGTTAGTCGGTGCTTTGTTTAATTACTGCTTGGCGATGGCGATTGGGGAACCTCTGGATTGGCGAATTGCCAATGAATCTTGGAACCGCCGCCGTTTGTTGCTGCTGTGGATAGGCATCTGCCTGAATGTGTTGCTGCTTCTGGGCTTTAAGTATGTGCCTTTTTTATTGAGTTCGATCGGCACTTTGTTCAATTGGCCTTTCGCTATCGACGGGGCTGACTGGGTGAAAAGTCACGTCATCGCACCCCTGGGATTGAGTTTCTTTTGCTTTGAGTGCATTGCTTATTTGATTGACGTGTACCGAGGCGCGCCGGCTGCTACTTCGCTGCTGCACTTTGCTGCTTACAAGTTGTTTTTTCCAAAACTGATTTCAGGGCCGATTACTCGGTATCACAACTTGATATATCAACTGAAAACCCAGCAATTTCCGACGCCCGATCGCATTTCTGAGGGACTTTGGACGATCGCCTTTGGTGCAGTAAAAAAAGGTCTTTTCGCAGATAACTTGGGAATTTATGTCGATTTAAGCTTTACCAACTTGCAGCGGGCGGGTAGCGAGGATTTGTGGCTGGCTATTTTTGCTTACGGGCTGCAACTTTATCTCGATTTTAGTGGCTATGTTGACATGGCGCGCGGTACTGCTTTGCTGCTGGGTTGGTATTTGCCACCAAATTTTGATTTTCCTTATTTTAGTGCCAGCATAGCTGATTTTTGGCGACGCTGGCACATGACTTTAGGCGATTGGCTACGCAATTATTTGTATTTTCCTTTGGGCGGTTCGCGAGTCGGTTTGTGGCGCACTTGTCTGAATTTGTCAATTGTCATGTTAATTGCGGGAATTTGGCACGGGGCAGCTTGGGGATTTATTGTGTGGGGGGGTTTACACGGTTTAGCTTTGGCGGTTCACAGGGTGACTGATGTGCTGTTTAAGCGGTTGCGGATTGAGTTTTTGTGGGAAAATCCGATCGGGATTGCGATCGGTTGGCTGTTGACTCAGGCGATGGTTTTTGGTAGTTGGATATTTTTCCGCCTTCCCGATTTAAAGGATTCTGGATGGGCGATTTCGCATTTGTGGGGACACACTGCTGACGTACAGTTTGCTGAGAAAGTTTATGGCGAAGCTTTGGGTTTGGAAAGAGTGCATTTAACTTGGATGTTGGCGGCTTTGGCTGCGGCGATGCTGGGAAATTATGCGTTGAGCCGGGGTTTGAAGTTAGAGTTAAATTGGCCGATGAAATTGGTGTTAGTGCCGCTTTGTTTGTATGCGGTTTGGGTGTTGGCTCCCGAAGGCGGTTTGCCTTATATTTATTTTGATTTTTAG
- a CDS encoding sulfurtransferase: MTDNTLIVSPEWLATNTDNPQFVIIDCRFSLADPELGQKQYQESHIPGAFYLDLNRDLASSVGKHGGRHPLPNMEELADKLSALGINSPETLVVAYDDSRLAFAARLWWLLRYMGHSKVALLDGGFSGWKAAGYPVTNTLPDPREGKFVAHLQQDLAVDIEAVKERKDLPGKVLVDSRESERYEGLREPIDPIAGHIPGAVNYPWQGVTDETGKVRSASEQKQRWTELEKAEEIIVYCGSGVTACVNLLSLEIAGIPDAKLYVGSWSDWCSYQL, encoded by the coding sequence ATGACTGACAACACTTTAATCGTTTCTCCTGAATGGTTAGCCACCAATACCGACAATCCGCAATTTGTAATCATTGACTGTCGGTTTTCCCTTGCCGACCCTGAATTGGGACAAAAACAATATCAAGAAAGTCACATTCCCGGAGCTTTCTATTTAGATTTAAACCGCGATCTCGCGAGTTCAGTGGGCAAACACGGCGGTAGACATCCGCTGCCAAATATGGAAGAATTAGCTGATAAATTGAGCGCGCTCGGCATTAATTCACCAGAAACTTTAGTCGTCGCATATGACGATTCGCGGCTGGCTTTTGCCGCTCGTTTGTGGTGGCTGCTGCGATATATGGGACATAGTAAAGTCGCTTTGTTAGACGGCGGTTTCAGCGGCTGGAAAGCGGCGGGCTATCCGGTAACAAATACTTTGCCCGACCCCCGCGAGGGTAAATTTGTTGCTCATTTGCAGCAGGATTTGGCGGTCGATATTGAGGCGGTAAAAGAGCGTAAAGACTTGCCAGGGAAGGTGTTGGTTGATTCGCGAGAAAGCGAGAGATATGAAGGTTTGCGGGAGCCGATCGACCCCATTGCAGGTCACATTCCGGGTGCGGTTAACTATCCTTGGCAAGGGGTGACGGATGAAACTGGAAAAGTGCGATCGGCATCCGAACAAAAGCAGCGGTGGACAGAATTAGAAAAAGCCGAAGAAATTATTGTTTATTGCGGTTCCGGGGTGACGGCGTGCGTTAATTTACTGTCTTTAGAAATCGCCGGAATTCCCGATGCTAAACTTTATGTCGGTAGCTGGAGTGACTGGTGTTCTTATCAGTTGTAG